GCCGCTCCCTACATCCGGAGCGGCTTCTATTTTAACTGTCAAACTATTTCTGATTCAGGTGCCGCAGTTATTGCCGCCAGGGCCTCCTGAGCCACCGTCAGGTATGCAAGTGCGGTCCAGAAGGCTGGTCTTGCCCGCGGCAATAACTGCTCTAACGTTTGTTGATACGTTGTCCGGAACCCACTGCTGCCATATCTCGGGATGGTTCTTCAGAAAAGTCAGTGCCGCGACATTGGCCTTAATGCCGGTGCGACCCGTGGTTATGCTTCCCGAGAAGTCGGCGATCATGGCGTCTCCGGTGTTGAACTTTCGGAAGAACTCAGCAAGGTCCGGGGCAGACCGGTCGAGGGAAGCCCTCACGACTATACGGTTGTCGGCACCCTCACTGTATACGCTCCCAACGTCTTTTATTACGCCGGCGCCTGTATTCTCGCTGTACCAGTCTGCGGAACTGCTCTTTGATGAGATAAAGACCGCGTCCACATTGCCGCTCGTCAATGCCGCCTGATATGTCGGCACAGTCACGTCCACAAGCTCCACCTTGTACAGGTAGCCGTGGACGATAATGTAACCGGCCAGATTGTTCAGGAAGTCGATGTCCTTCGAGTCCCACTGGGCTAAGCGAAGGGTGCCGAGCTTCTGAACGTCGAGGCTCCGACCGTCCCCTTGCTGTCCAGCTCCGGGCGTCGTCATTGCGCCTAGGGAGCGGTCTGCATCGACCGTGGCCCCCTGGGGCGTTGCTGTGCGTGCTGCCACGCCCGAGAATGGGTCGGGTGTCTCCCCGCAACCTTCCGCGAGCACGAGGACGGACGCAGCCACGAGCAGTAGAAGTGTGTTGAAACGAGCAGCGGACGCCATTAGGCCCCCCTTTCGGCGAAGAGTAACACAGTGAACACATGATTCGTAGTTCCGGCGATCGTCCATGCACGGCAAGCTTCAACGTTGTGGCCGCGCATGCTATCACAATGTGGGGAATATGAATACGCCGTTTCCTCGGTGGACTGTAGGGATCCACCATAGTAAGGATAAACGGACAAAAGCCGCGGATTTATCAAAACGCGCGCACAGGTTAGAATTGTGAGGCGCCGCCTGGCCGGCGCAAGGACTAGGTGCGTGAACGGCAACCAATGAACGGACCCTGGCGTAAGAAGCCGGCAGACAGCGTCGTCCACCGCCCAAGGGTGGAGCAGACGTCGCCCGTCCACATCCAGGTGGAGGAGCGCAAGCCTCCCTCACGCGCGCTCGCCACTCCCCTGCTGCTCGTCTACGGTATTGCCGCCCTGGTGTTGATCGGCACCCTGCTGCTCCTGCTGCCCGTATCCCACAACGGCCCGGGCTGGACGCCTTTCATGGTTGCGTTCTTCACAGGAACCTCCGCGGCATCTACCACGGGCCTCGCGGTTGTCGACAGTTCGTCTTACTGGAGCCCCGTCGGCCACCTGATCACTATGGTCCTTATCTTCGTCGGCGGACTCGGCCTGACGACGATGGCCTCCTTCCTCCTCATTATGTTTGGGGGAGGCAGAGCGACCATAGCGCAAGGTATGGTGGCCAAGGAGTCGATCGGAGTATCGCAATTCGGTGGGCTGGCAATACTCCTTGGCCGGATTATTATGGTGTACGTTGCGATTCAGGCAGTCGGCTTTGTGCTTCTGACCGTTAGGTTCAGCTTTCTGTTGCCACTGGGGGAGGCGGTTTGGCAGGCCGCATTCCACTCCGTTTCGGCTTTTAACAACGGGGGCTTCGTTATCCTGCCTTTCGAAGGTGGCCTTGCATCTCAGGAACTGGGCAAGGACATTTGGACGCTCGGAATTTTCGCGGCGCTAATCGTGCTCGGCGGCATAAGTTTCTGGGTCATGGCGGACCTGGGACGCGCCCGGAGATTCCACCGGGTTAGCCTGAACACCAAACTTGTGCTAAGCGCCTTCGCGCTTCTGACGGTCGCAGGCACACTCGTGTTTTTCTCGGGCGAGTACACTAACCCTCAGACGCTCGGCCCAATGTCGATTAAGGACAAGACGGTTACTGCGGTTTTTCACGCCGTGAGCGCCCGCACAGCCAGCCTCCAGACCATCTCTTTCGGCGAGACTCAGCAGCAGACCAACTTCTTCTTTCTAGGGCTCATGTTCGTAGGAGCCGCATCCGCATCCGCAGGTGGAGGCATAAAGGTCAATACGTTCATGGTTGTCTTCCTGGCGGTATTGTCCTCCCTCCGAGGCAGGTCGCGCACCACGGCTTTCAGACGAGAGGTGCCCCAGGAACAAGTCATGCGCGCTGCGGGCATTGCGGCCATAGCGCTGAGTTACGTATTCTTCAGCGCCTTCGTGCTGTCTTTCCTGGAGCACGACGCCAGTTTCATTACGCTGTTTTTCGAGGCAGTCTCCGCCTTCGGGACTGTGGGCTTCGGAAGCGGTGTCACTGAAACGCTATCTGTACCTGGACAGCTCATCATCATCGTCACGATGTTCGTCGGCGATATCGGCCCGCTGACGCTGGCCACGGCCCTCATTACCCGCACCGGCAGAGAGCAATATAGATACGTCCCCGAGCGCGTGACCCTCGGTTAGCGGACCACCGGCGCCCTACCCTCAATGGACTTTGCATGGGCGAGAGACGACGGGCCATTGGCCTGGCGGTGTGGTTTCCTGCACCATTCACACCTGGTTGGCGGCACCCGCATCGAATAGCGACATGGACGGATCAGGGAAAGCAACACGGCCCCCGCTGACTGCGGGGGCCGTGTTGTTTGGCCGTAATGGCCGAAGCGCGACCTAGATGAACAGGGGCGCCATAACCAGCGTTACTGTAGCAAGCAACTTGATTAGAACGTGCAGGGACGGGCCGGTGGTGTCCTTGAACGGGTCGCCAACCGTGTCGCCGACGACCGCTGCTCCATGCGCCATCGTGCCCTTTTTGAGCGGCTTCCCTGTGGCGTGGTCAATAAGGCCGCCGGACTCAATGAGCTTCTTTGCGTTGTCCCACGAGCCGCCGGCATTGTTGAAGAACGTGGCCATCATTATGCCGCCGATGGTGCCGACCATCAGGAAGCCGGCGACGGCCTCAGCGCCGTTGCTGCCGCCGTATTGCCACTTCATCACTACGCCGACCACGATGGGAGCGGCAACCGCAAGGATGCCGGGCAGGACCATCTCCCTGAGACCAGCCTTGGTGGTGATATCCACGCAGCGGGCATAGTCCGGGTTCTCGGTGCCGGCCATGATATTGGGGTTCTCGCGGAACTGCCTGCGGACCTCTTCGATAATCGCGCCGGCGGTGCGGCCGACCGCGCGCATCGTAAGGGCACTGAACAGGAAGACGAGCATGACGCCCAGCATTGCCGAGACGAACACCTCAGGCTTGGCCAGGTCTACAACTCTAAATGCGGTCGGGACGCCTAGCTTGTCGGTGAGGAGGTTGGCCACTTCGTCCAGGTACGCGCTGAACAGAAGGAATGCCGCCAGACCGGCCGAGCCAATAGCGTAGCCCTTGGTCACAGCCTTGGTCGTGTTGCCCACGGCATCAAGCCTGTCGGCAATCGCCCTGGCTTCTTCACCGCCGCCGGACATCTCAATAATGCCTGCACCATTGTCCGTGATGGGCCCGAAGGTATCCATCGCGAGCACGTACGCCGCGGTCATGAGCATGCCCATGGTCGCCACTGCCGTGCCGATGAGACCGCCGTGCGGCAGAGGCGTGCCGTCCGGCAGCTTGACCTGGTCGCCCAGCCAGAACGAAACGAGTAGCGCGCCACCGATGATAAGGGCCGCCGAGGCCGTGGTCTCCAGGCCCGTTGCGATACCCGCAACCACGTTGGTCGCGGGACCTGTTCGGGAGGCTTCACCGATACTCTTCACCGGGTTGTACTTGGTGTCCGTGTAGTACTGGGTAACGTTGACGAACAGCAGGCTGGTGATAATGCCGACCAGGCCAGCTCCGAAGATCCACCACGTATTCTGCACCAGGTCGCCGAGCATGAAATACGTGGCGGTCCCCAGACCGATGACGGAGAGGACTACTGACACGTAAAATCCGTTGTTCAGGGCGGCCATCGGGTCTTTCTTCTCGTCCGCCTTTACAGTCAAAAGGCCGATGATCGTAGCGAAGATTCCGAACGAGCGGATTACCAGCGGCAGCAGCACCCAGACTTCGGGGTGCGGGAGGCCGGCGTTGCGCGCTGCGACAAACGCCGCCACGCCGAGAATCATCGCGCCGATATTCTCAGCGGCCGTGGACTCGAAAAGGTCCGCGCCGCGGCCCGCGCAGTCGCCGACGTTGTCGCCGACCAGGTCGGCGATTACCGCCGGGTTGCGGGGGTCGTCCTCAGGGATGCCGGACTCCACCTTGCCCACAAGGTCCGCGCCCATGTCGGCGGCCTTGGTATAGATGCCGCCGCCGAGCTGCGCGAACAGGGCCACGAAGCTGGCGCCGAAGCCATAGCCGACGATCAGGAACGGGACGACTTCCATCTTGGTGACGTCGCCGCCGCCGTAGGCGTAGAAGATGACCGCCACGCCGATAAGGCTGAGTGCGACGATGAGGAAGCCGGAAACGGCCCCGCCGCGAAGCGAGGCATTAACTGCGCCCTTGAAGCTGCCCGCAGCGGCCGCCGCAGCGGTGCGGAGGTTGGCACGTACAGCTATATACATGCCAATGAAGCCGGAAAGGGCCGAGCAGAACGCTCCAAGGAGGAACGCAACTGCCGTGCGCCATGCCAGGCCAATCTTGTCGGCGCTGTCTATCACGCCGTTGCTATCGACGTCCGTATGTCCCAGCCAGTACAGCAGGCCGCCGATGATGACCGCCGCCACAACGGAAAGGATGGCGATCGTGCGGTACTGGCGATTCAGGAACGCCATGGCGCCCTGCACGATGCGGCTTGCAATGTCCTGCATCGCGACGTTGCCCCGGTCCATTTTCAGGACGTCGTAGGCAAGCCAGGCAGCAAAGGCTAGTGCGGCGATGCCCGCGATGGGTACGACCCAAACTAATTCCATACCTTCTTTTTCCTACCCCCAAAATTGACTTGTGTAATCATATGCGATTTCCGTCGAAAGTAAACTAGTGGCTATCCTGCGCCGGCTCTTTATCGGACTTGCCGCCGTGGGCGTGAGCATCAGCTTCAGAGGGCTTGATGATGTAGGAGGCAGCAACAGTGATGACGAGCACGCCGACAACAACGCCCAGCGAGACGTATGTGGGCATGTGGTAGATGTCGTGTGCCAGCAGCTTGAGGCCTATGAAAGTGAGCATGACGGACAGGCCGTACTTCAGGTAACGGATTGTGCTCACAAGGTCCGAGAAGATGAAGAAGAGCGACCTGAGTCCAAGGATTGCGAAGACGTTGGATGTCCACACGATGAACGGGTCCGTGGTTATGGCCAGGATTGCAGGCACGGAGTCAACTGCGAACACCACGTCCGCGCTCTCCACCGCTAGCAGGACCAGCAGGAGCGGCGTGATCATGAGGACACCGTTCTTGCGAGTGAAGAACTTCTGGCCGTCATACTCGCCGGAGACGGGAATCACTTTCCGGACAATCTTCACCATCGGGTTCTGGTCCGGGTCGACCTCTCCCTCCTTGCGGATCAGGAGCTTGATGCCGGTATAGACGAGGAAGATGCCGAATATGTAGATCGTCCACTCAAACATGTTGATGAGCGAGACGCCCAGACCGATGAACGCCGCCCTCATGAAGACCGCGCCAAGAATGCCGTAGAAGAGGACGCGGTGTTGGAACTGCGATGGGACCTTGAAGTAAGAGAAGATGACCAGGAACACAAAGATGTTATCTACGCTGAGCATAAGCTCGATGACGTAGCCCGTCACGAACTCCGCGCCCTTGTCTGAGCCACCCTGCCAGAAAATCCACCCCGCGAAAATGGCGGCCAGCGTTAGCCACACAAAGTACCACATCACCGCTTCGCGGAACTTTACGGAGTGGGCCTTGCGGTGGAACAGGCCCAGGTCGACGGCGAGCATTGCGAAAATTGCCGCCGTGAATATTACGTAATGCCAGATGGTAACGTCCATGTACGCTCTTTCCCCCGTCTCTTCCCCTCAGGATTTGCGTCGCGAAGGGCCGCTGCAGCGCTTTCCCGACACGCCCGTGAAAGCGGCCCGGATAATTCTATGTGTAAGTTGGTTGCCGCGCAAGTACGGTCAGGCCGCGCCCCCTTCTCCCTAAATCAGCCAACCCATCTCGTACTGGAAGAGGATGATTCCTACTGAGGCAATCAGCGTGAGCACAGTGACGACCAGCCCTACTTTCAGGAACTCCCCGAAGCCGACCAGCACGCCGTCCTTGTATGCCTGCTCCGCGACGATGATGTTGGCTACTGAGCCAATGATGGTGGCGTTCCCAGCGAGCGTCGCCGCGGATGAGAGGCTGAGCCACAGCACGTCTCCCGGCACGTCCTCCAGCAGCGGAATCAGGAGCACCGTGAGAGGTACGTTGCTGACCACCTGCGACACAGTCGCGCTTATCAGGTGCAGAGACACAATGCCGGCAAGGCTCGGTTCTGCCTGCAACGGTTCGAGCAGTATGTCGAGCAGGCCAGTGTGGCGCGCTCCGCCGATTACGACGAACAGCCCGGCGAAGAACAGCAGGAGCACCCAGTCCACCTGCTGGATAACCTGTGAGGGCTTCATCCCGCTCATGACTATCGCCACCACGCCGGCCGTCAGGGCGATTATGGGGACCCCCACGCCTATCACCGAGCTGGCGAAAAAGGCTGCGATGACGGCAACCACAAGCGGGATGCAGCGGCACAGTGCGGCGTAGTCGATCTCCGGCGGCGCGGCGCTCTCCGTGCTGCCGCCCTGCATCGGTACCTCACCGGGCTTTGGAGGCATGCCCAGTTTTCTCCGGTAGAAGAGCCACATCACAGCCAGGAGTATCAGGAGCGAGACGGCCGCAACAGGCGCAAGGTGTGCAAAGAAGCGGGCGAAGGAGATGCCGGACGTGACGCCGATAAGCATGTTCTGCGGGTTGCCGACGATCGTCGCCGCGGAGCCGATGTTGGAGGCCATACCCTCCCCTGTCAGGAACGGCACCGGATTTACTCTCTGCAGACGGCACGCCTGGATAACCACAGGCGTGAACAGGAGCACTACGACGTCGTTGACAAGGAACGCGCTGCCCACCGCGCTCGCAACGATGACCGCAACAAGCAGTTTGCCGGGAGACTTCGCCATCGCTACGGACTTCACGGCCAGGAAGGTAAAGAGGCCCGCCTGCTTGAGCACCACCGCGAGCAGCATCATCCCAAGCAGCAGGCCGATCGTATTGAAATCGATCGCCGAGACCGCCTGGTCGAGCGTGAGCACGCCAAGCAAGACCATCAGCACCGCCCCCGTATACGCAGCGAAGGGCCGGTCCAGCGGCACCTTGGGCAGGCGCGTGAAGACCAGCCCCACGTACGTGAGGGCCAGGATTACACCGGAGGTGAACATACGGTAACTATTTGGGTCCGGCGATCTGTCTTATATTGGCAATTGACGACTCGGAGCAATCGCAAGCACCAATGCTATTCGCCAACAGTGGGTTAATTATTCGTGCCAGACGCGCACACCCTTGCCGACCGACCCCGCCTTGTGCCAACTATGAACAAACTTGCTGGCGATGGCTGCGCCAATAGCGCAAAGCACCCCCAGCACCCCAACAAAAGCCAAAAAACCACCAAAACCTGAGCCAACCAGAGCGCCAAGGATTATGAGCAACGCTCCGCCAACGCCCCCTACCCACTTAGTAACCAAAAGTCTCTGGCTCCAATTCATTATGCGCCTCCGAGATTCGGTTATGGTTTTCGGCTAATGCGGCAGTCTAGCACAACACTCAACATAAGGCCATCGTTGCGTCAGGAAAATTATGCCCTCATTATCCTCTCCATGTTGTCGCCCATCACCAGGGCCATTTCGGCAGGACCCAGGATGTCGGTCATGTACTTCCGGACATAGTCCTGGTTCTGCTTGTATGTCCAGAAGAGGTTGCCTATCGGCACATCCGTACCCCAGACGAGCTTCCTGGGGCCGATGAGCTTCACGAACTTCTCCATAGCGGGCTTGCATTGCTGGAGGGGGTAGTCAAAACTCCTCTGCAGGAACACCGAAAAGAGCACCTGCAAGCCCTCAAAGTTCGGCGCGTCGTATGGAATCGCCTTGATAAGGTCATCGGGCACTATGACCTTGTCGCCCTGAATGAAGCTGCGGTAGTCGAAGCCGTGCGTCTTGACGACCTTCGTCTTCGAATAACGCTGCATCCATTTTCGCAGGCGGTCCATCTCGCGATAGTGTTGCCCCGTCGTAACGCCGGCCAGCGTGAAGAATACCGGGATCCCAAGCGCCGCCACGGCGTCCCAGTA
The nucleotide sequence above comes from SAR202 cluster bacterium. Encoded proteins:
- a CDS encoding Trk family potassium uptake protein, producing the protein MNGPWRKKPADSVVHRPRVEQTSPVHIQVEERKPPSRALATPLLLVYGIAALVLIGTLLLLLPVSHNGPGWTPFMVAFFTGTSAASTTGLAVVDSSSYWSPVGHLITMVLIFVGGLGLTTMASFLLIMFGGGRATIAQGMVAKESIGVSQFGGLAILLGRIIMVYVAIQAVGFVLLTVRFSFLLPLGEAVWQAAFHSVSAFNNGGFVILPFEGGLASQELGKDIWTLGIFAALIVLGGISFWVMADLGRARRFHRVSLNTKLVLSAFALLTVAGTLVFFSGEYTNPQTLGPMSIKDKTVTAVFHAVSARTASLQTISFGETQQQTNFFFLGLMFVGAASASAGGGIKVNTFMVVFLAVLSSLRGRSRTTAFRREVPQEQVMRAAGIAAIALSYVFFSAFVLSFLEHDASFITLFFEAVSAFGTVGFGSGVTETLSVPGQLIIIVTMFVGDIGPLTLATALITRTGREQYRYVPERVTLG
- a CDS encoding sodium-translocating pyrophosphatase, with translation MELVWVVPIAGIAALAFAAWLAYDVLKMDRGNVAMQDIASRIVQGAMAFLNRQYRTIAILSVVAAVIIGGLLYWLGHTDVDSNGVIDSADKIGLAWRTAVAFLLGAFCSALSGFIGMYIAVRANLRTAAAAAAGSFKGAVNASLRGGAVSGFLIVALSLIGVAVIFYAYGGGDVTKMEVVPFLIVGYGFGASFVALFAQLGGGIYTKAADMGADLVGKVESGIPEDDPRNPAVIADLVGDNVGDCAGRGADLFESTAAENIGAMILGVAAFVAARNAGLPHPEVWVLLPLVIRSFGIFATIIGLLTVKADEKKDPMAALNNGFYVSVVLSVIGLGTATYFMLGDLVQNTWWIFGAGLVGIITSLLFVNVTQYYTDTKYNPVKSIGEASRTGPATNVVAGIATGLETTASAALIIGGALLVSFWLGDQVKLPDGTPLPHGGLIGTAVATMGMLMTAAYVLAMDTFGPITDNGAGIIEMSGGGEEARAIADRLDAVGNTTKAVTKGYAIGSAGLAAFLLFSAYLDEVANLLTDKLGVPTAFRVVDLAKPEVFVSAMLGVMLVFLFSALTMRAVGRTAGAIIEEVRRQFRENPNIMAGTENPDYARCVDITTKAGLREMVLPGILAVAAPIVVGVVMKWQYGGSNGAEAVAGFLMVGTIGGIMMATFFNNAGGSWDNAKKLIESGGLIDHATGKPLKKGTMAHGAAVVGDTVGDPFKDTTGPSLHVLIKLLATVTLVMAPLFI
- a CDS encoding TerC family protein — translated: MDVTIWHYVIFTAAIFAMLAVDLGLFHRKAHSVKFREAVMWYFVWLTLAAIFAGWIFWQGGSDKGAEFVTGYVIELMLSVDNIFVFLVIFSYFKVPSQFQHRVLFYGILGAVFMRAAFIGLGVSLINMFEWTIYIFGIFLVYTGIKLLIRKEGEVDPDQNPMVKIVRKVIPVSGEYDGQKFFTRKNGVLMITPLLLVLLAVESADVVFAVDSVPAILAITTDPFIVWTSNVFAILGLRSLFFIFSDLVSTIRYLKYGLSVMLTFIGLKLLAHDIYHMPTYVSLGVVVGVLVITVAASYIIKPSEADAHAHGGKSDKEPAQDSH
- a CDS encoding anion transporter produces the protein MFTSGVILALTYVGLVFTRLPKVPLDRPFAAYTGAVLMVLLGVLTLDQAVSAIDFNTIGLLLGMMLLAVVLKQAGLFTFLAVKSVAMAKSPGKLLVAVIVASAVGSAFLVNDVVVLLFTPVVIQACRLQRVNPVPFLTGEGMASNIGSAATIVGNPQNMLIGVTSGISFARFFAHLAPVAAVSLLILLAVMWLFYRRKLGMPPKPGEVPMQGGSTESAAPPEIDYAALCRCIPLVVAVIAAFFASSVIGVGVPIIALTAGVVAIVMSGMKPSQVIQQVDWVLLLFFAGLFVVIGGARHTGLLDILLEPLQAEPSLAGIVSLHLISATVSQVVSNVPLTVLLIPLLEDVPGDVLWLSLSSAATLAGNATIIGSVANIIVAEQAYKDGVLVGFGEFLKVGLVVTVLTLIASVGIILFQYEMGWLI